The sequence GAACCGCCAGATGAAGAAACTGCGCGTGGTATTATTGATAAATTATTCTTCTCAGATCAACGTTATAACTTAGGTGAAGTTGGTCGTTACAGAATGAATAAAAAATTAAATCTTGATACTCCAATCGATAAGCAAGTTTTAACAAAAGAAGATATCATCACTATTGTTAAATACTTAATTGAATTAATTAATTCAAAAGCTGAAATCGATGATATTGACCACTTATCTAACCGTCGTGTACGTACAGTAGGTGAGCAATTATCAGCTCAATTCGGTGTTGGACTTGCTCGTATGGCTCGTACAATCCGTGAGCGTATGAATGTTAGAGATAATGAAGTATTTACACCTATTGATTTGATCAATGCGAAAACTTTATCATCTGTAATTAATTCATTCTTTGGTACGAATCAGTTATCTCAGTTCATGGATCAAACCAATCCATTAGCAGAGATTACACATAAACGTCGTTTATCTGCACTTGGACCTGGAGGTCTTTCTCGTGAAAGAGCTGGTTTCGAGGTGCGTGACGTTCACTATACACACTACGGTCGTCTTTGTCCAATTGAAACTCCTGAGGGACCAAACATTGGATTGATTTCGTCTTTAGCTGTGTATGCTAAAGTTAATGGTATGGGATTCATCGAAACGCCATATCGTAAAGTAACTGAAGGAAAAGTTAACCTAGTTGAAACTCCTATTTATCTTTCTGCTGAAGAAGAAGAAGGTAAAATCATTGCTCAAGCAAACGTTCAAATGGATGAAACGGGTACAATCACTGCTGATCGTGTTATTGCACGTGAAGAGCATGATTTCCCAGTTGTTGAGCCATCAGTGGTTGATTATACTGACGTTGCACCAAACCAAATTGCATCGATTTCTGCTTCGTTAATTCCTTTCTTGGAACATGATGATGCGAACCGTGCGTTGATGGGATCGAACATGATGCGTCAAGCAGTACCATTATTACGTCCAGAAGCTCCGATTGTAGGAACAGGTTTAGAAAAACAAGTTGCTACAGATTCACGTGTTTTAATTAATGCTGAAGGAGAAGGTGAAGTAGTTTATGTAGATGCACAAAAAATTACAATTAAATACGATCGTACAGAAGAAGAAAGATTAATTTCTTTTGATCCGGACGAGAAAACATACAACTTAATTAAGTTCAGAAAGACCAACCAAAGTACATCTATTAACTTAAAGCCTATCGTAAGAAGAGGTGACAGAGTTACAAAAGGACAAGTTCTTTGTGAAGGTTACGCAACTCAAAATGGAGAGTTAGCTTTAGGACGTAACTTACAAGTGGCTTTCATGCCATGGAAAGGTTACAACTTTGAGGATGCTATCGTAATTTGTGAGCGTGTAGTTCGTGATGATATTTTCACATCTATTCACGTTGATGATTATACATTAGAAGTTCGTGATACGAAATTAGGTAATGAAGAATTAACAAACGATATTCCTAACGTTTCTGAAGAGGCTACTAAAGACTTAGATGAAAACGGTATGATTCGTATTGGTGCTGAAGTAAAACCTGGTGATATTTTAATTGGTAAGATTACTCCAAAAGGAGAATCTGATCCAACTCCAGAAGAAAAATTACTTCGTGCAATCTTTGGTGACAAAGCTGGTGATGTTAAAGATGCTTCTTTAAAAGCTTCTCCATCATTAAGAGGTGTTGTTCTAGATAAAAAATTATTTGCTAGAGCAGTAAAAGATAAACGTAAACGTTCTAAAGATAAAGAAGATATCGCTTTGATGGATACTAAATTCGAAGTGAAATTTAATGAGTTAAAAGATCGTTTAGTTGAAAAATTATTCTTTATTGTAAACGGTAAAACGTCTCAAGGAGTAATGAATGATTTGGGTGAAGAAATCTTGCCAAAAGGTAAAAAATACACTCAAAAAATGTTATATGCAATCGAAGATTTCGCTCACTTAACAAAAGGACAGTGGACAACAGATGAGCATACTAACGAAATGATTGCTGACTTGATTCACAATTTCAAGATTAAATTAAATGACTTACAAGGAGTTTTACGTCGTGAGAAATTTATGATTACTGTTGGAGATGAATTACCATCAGGTATCTTAAAACTTGCTAAAGTATATATTGCTAAAAAACGTAAACTTAAAGTAGGTGATAAAATGGCAGGACGTCACGGTAATAAAGGTATTGTTGCGAAAATTGTTCGTGATGAAGACATGCCTTTCTTAGAAGACGGAACGCCAGTTGATATCGTGTTAAATCCACTTGGTGTACCATCTCGTATGAACATCGGTCAGATTTATGAAACTGTTTTAGGATGGGCTGGTAAAAAATTAGGTCGTAAATATGCAACTCCAATTTTCGATGGTGCTGAATTAGATCAAATTAACGAAATCACTGACGAAGCAGGAGTACCTAGATTTGGACATACCTATTTATACGATGGAGGTACTGGAGATCGTTTCGATCAAAAAGCTACAGTGGGTGTGATTTACATGTTGAAATTAGGACACATGGTTGATGATAAAATGCACGCGCGTTCAATCGGACCATACTCTTTAATTACACAACAACCATTAGGAGGTAAAGCACAATTTGGAGGTCAGCGTTTTGGAGAGATGGAGGTTTGGGCTTTAGAAGCTTACGGTGCATCTTCAATATTACGTGAGATCTTAACTGTAAAATCAGATGACGTTATCGGTAGAGCTAAAACTTACGAAGCTATCGTAAAAGGTGAAACAATGCCAGAACCAGGTTTACCTGAATCATTCAATGTATTAATGCATGAATTAAAAGGTCTTGGTTTAGATATCAGATTAGAAAGTTAATATATTAAAATCAAAGTAATCAGTTCAGTTTTTGACTGAACTGATTACCTATTTATAAAGTTTTTAGGATTTATACCCGTAAACCGTTCCGATTTTTTATACAAAGGTATAATTAGCACTTCAAATTGTGTTTGAAGTTTAGAGAAGTAAACCGCGGTATTTAAGTCAAAAAGTCTAAAAATCAAAAGTTCAAAGTAAATAGTTACTTTCAAAACTTATTAATTTTAAGATTAAGACTTAAAAAAGAATCAATTTTTAATTGCAAAATAAATCAATAGTAAAAACTATGATGAATAAAAATAATAAAGATAAAAACAACACCGTAAAAAGATTTGATAAAATCTCTATCGGTTTAGCATCTCCAGAATCTATTCTAGCTGAATCGAGAGGTGAAGTTTTAAAGCCAGAAACGATTAACTATCGTACGCACAAACCAGAGCGTGATGGTTTATTCTGTGAGCGTATTTTTGGTCCAGTAAAGGATTATGAATGTGCTTGTGGAAAATACAAAAGAATCCGTTACAAAGGAATCGTTTGTGATCGTTGTGGTGTTGAAGTAACTGAGAAAAAAGTTCGTCGTGACAGAGTTGGACATATCAACTTAGTTGTGCCAATTGCACACATTTGGTATTTCCGTTCGTTACCTAACAAAATCGGTTACATCTTAGGATTACCTTCTAAGAAATTAGATATGATTATCTACTACGAACGTTATGTAGTTATTCAGCCAGGTATCGCTAAAACTCCAGAAGGAGAACCAATTAATAGATTAGATTTCTTAACAGAAGAAGAATATTTAAATATCTTAGATACTCTTCCGTTAGAAAACTTATATTTAGAAGATACAGATCCAAACAAATTCATCGCTAAAATGGGTGCTGAATGTATTATGGATTTATTAGAGCGTACAGATTTAGATGCTTTATCTTATGAATTACGTCACGCTGCTAATAACGAAACTTCTAAACAAAGAAAAACAGAAGCTTTAAAACGTTTAAATGTTGTTGAATCTTTCCGTGAATCGAACTTAAACAGAGAAAACCGTCCAGAATGGATGATTTTAAAAGTAATTCCTGTTATCCCACCAGAATTACGTCCGTTAGTTCCACTTGATGGAGGTCGTTTTGCAACTTCAGATTTAAATGATTTATACCGTCGTGTAATCATCCGTAACAACCGTTTGAAACGATTAATGGAAATCAAAGCTCCAGAAGTTATCTTACGTAACGAAAAACGTATGTTACAAGAAGCGGTAGATTCATTATTTGATAATACACGTAAAGCTACAGCTGTAAAAACAGAATCTCAACGTCCGTTAAAATCATTATCTGATTCGTTAAAAGGTAAACAAGGTCGTTTCCGTCAAAACTTATTAGGTAAACGTGTGGATTATTCTGCTCGTTCGGTAATTGTTGTAGGTCCTGAATTAAAATTATACGAATGTGGTCTTCCTAAAGATATGGCTGCAGAACTTTACAAACCATTCGTGATTCGTAAATTAATCGAGCGTGGAATTGTAAAAACAGTTAAGTCTGCTAAGAAGATTATTGATAAAAAAGAACCAGTAGTTTGGGATATTCTTGAAAACGTAATTAAAGGTCACCCAGTTTTATTAAACCGTGCTCCTACGTTACACCGTTTAGGTATTCAAGCATTTCAACCTAAATTGATTGAAGGAAAAGCGATTCGTCTTCACCCATTAGTTTGTACGGCATTCAACGCCGATTTCGATGGGGATCAGATGGCGGTTCACTTACCATTAGGACCAGAAGCTATTTTAGAAGCTCAATTATTAATGTTGGCTTCTCATAATATCTTAAACCCTGCAAATGGTGCGCCAATTACGGTACCTTCTCAAGACATGGTACTTGGGCTTTACTATATGACTAAAATTCGTAAATCTACTCCAGAATTAGAAATCAAAGGAGAAGGATTAACGTTCTATTCAGCTGAAGAGGTGAATATTGCAATCAACGAAGGACGTCTAAACTTAAATGCTCAAGTTAAAGTACGTGCAAAAGATTTTAATAAAGAAGGAGAATTAGTTTATCAAATCATCGAAACTTCTGCTGGACGTATTTTGTTTAACGAGGTAGTTCCTGAAAAAGCTGGTTTCATCAATGAGGTATTAACTAAAAAATCTTTAAGAGATATTATTGGTAAGATTTTAGAAGCGACGGATGTTCCTACCACTGCTAAATTCTTAGATGATATGAAAGACATGGGATATGGTTACGCATTCCGTGGTGGATTATCATTCTCTTTAGGTGATATTAAGATTCCAGAGCAAAAACAAGGTATGATTGACGATGCTAATGAGCAAGTTGAAGGTATCTCGATGAATTATAACATGGGTCTTATTACTAACAACGAACGTTACAACCAAGTAATTGACGTTTGGACTTCAACAAATGCTATGTTAACAGAGTTAGCAATGAAAAACATTCGTGAAGACCAACAAGGATTTAACTCAGTTTACATGATGCTTGATTCTGGAGCGCGTGGATCTAAAGAGCAAATTCGTCAGTTAACAGGTATGCGTGGTTTGATGGCTAAGCCTAAAAAATCTACGTCTGCAGGTGGAGATATTATCGAAAATCCAATTTTATCTAACTTTAAAGAAGGTTTATCTATCTTAGAATACTTTATTTCTACGCACGGTGCTCGTAAAGGTCTTGCCGATACGGCGTTAAAAACTGCCGATGCAGGATATTTAACTCGTCGTTTACATGATGTTGCTCAAGATGTGATTGTAAATTCTGTAGATTGTGGTACTTTAAGAGGAATTGAATTCGAAGCATTAAAGAAAAATGAGGAAATCATTGAATCTTTAGGTGAAAGAGTTCTTGGACGTATTGCTATTGCTGATGTTATTAATCCATTAACAAGTGATGTAATCGTTCCTGCTGGAGTTGAAATTACTGAAAAAGAAGCTAAAGCAATTAATGCTTCTCCATTAGAACGTATCGAAGTTCGTTCTGCTTTAACTTGTGAAGCTAAAACTGGTATTTGTGCTAAATGTTACGGACGTAACTTAGCAACTGGTAAAATGGCACAAAGAGGTGAAGCAGTTGGAGTTGTAGCAGCTCAATCAATTGGTGAGCCTGGTACACAGTTAACATTACGTACGTTCCACGTTGGAGGTACTGCTGGTAACATTTCTGAGGTTTCTACTTTAGTAACCAGATTTAAAGGACGTGTTGAAGTTGAAGATTTAAAAACAGTTAAAGGTGAAGATAACGAAGGAAATATTGTTGATATCGTAATTTCTCGTTCAACTGAATTAAAATTATACGATGTAAATACAGGTATTTTATTAAATACTCATAATATTTCTTACGGTTCAACTATTTATGTAAAAGATGGTGATGTAATCGAAGAAGGAACTGTAATCAATAAATGGGATCCATATAACGGAGTTATCGTTTCTGAATTCACAGGAAAAGTTGCTTATGAAGATTTAGAACAAGGTCAAACATACCAAGTTGAAATCGATGAGCAAACAGGTTTCCAAGAGAAAATTATCTCTGAATCAAGAAACAAAAAATTAGTTCCAACTTTATTAATTTATGATAAAGATGGTAGCTTAATCCGTTCATACACTTTACCTGTGGGAGCTCACTTAATGGTTAATGATGGTGAGAAAATTAAGGCTGGTAAAACGTTAGTTAAAATTCCACGTAAATCTTCTAAAGCAGGGGATATTACAGGAGGTTTACCACGTATTACAGAGTTATTAGAAGCTCGTAATCCATCTAACCCAGCGGTAGTTTCTGAAATTGATGGAGTTGTATCTTTTGGTAAAATCAAACGTGGTAACCGTGAGGTTATTGTAGAATCTAAATTAGGAGATGTTCGTAAATATTTAGTAAAATTATCGAACCAAATCTTAGTTCAAGAAAATGACTTTATCAAAGCAGGTATGCCATTGTCAGATGGTGCAACAACACCAGACGATATCTTAAGAATTCAAGGACCTTCTGCTGTTCAACAGTATTTAGTTAATGAGATTCAAGAGGTTTACCGTTTACAAGGGGTAAAAATTAATGACAAGCACTTTGAGGTAGTAATCCGTCAAATGATGCGTAAGGTTAGAATCGAAGATCCAGGAGATACTTTATTCTTAGAAGAGCAATTGGTTCACGCTTCTGACTTTATTGAAGAAAACGATCGTTTATTCGGATTGAAAATCGTTGAAGATGCCGGAGATTCGACTACTATCAAAGAAGGTCAAATTTTATCGACAAGAGAATTAAGAGACGAAAATTCGATCTTAAAACGTGAAGATAAAAATTTAATTATTGCAAGAGATGTTGTTCCTGCTACAGGTACACCAGTTCTTCAAGGTATTACAAGAGCATCGTTACAAACAAAATCGTTTATTTCGGCAGCTTCTTTCCAAGAAACAACAAAAGTGTTAAACGAAGCAGCAGTTGCTGGTAAAGTAGATACTTTAATGGGATTAAAAGAAAACGTAATCGTTGGACATAGAATCCCTGCTGGAACAGGAATGCGCGAATACGATGATATTATTGTAGGATCTCAACAAGAAATAAAAACGGATTTAAATTTTTAATATTATGAAGGAAGATAAGGACGGTCATTTAAATATCGAAATCGATGAGCAAACTGCTCTTGGAGTTTATTCCAATTTGGCTGTTGTTAATCATTCTAATTCAGAGTTTGTTTTAGATTTCATCAATGTGATGCCTGGAATGCCAAAGGCAAAAGTACGATCGCGTATTATTGTTACACCAGAACATGCAAAGCGACTTCTTCGTGCTCTTCAAGAAAATATCGCTAAGTACGAGAAAGAATATGGTGATGTTAAAGAACAAGCAAATAATATAAAAGTAAATCCAATTGGACAAGCTTAACTAAAAACCGCTAGGAAACTAGCGGTTTTTTTTTGGTTGCATTTTTCTTTGTTTTTTAATTAATAAAAAAAGTATATAAAAAAAAGACTCAAAAAAAACACATACTTGATCAAAAAATTATGAATTACTAATTTATTAAAAACTGAAAATGATTAAAAGATTACACTGGCTGTATAGTCAGCTTTTACTGGGAGTTCTACTACTTTGTGGTGCTTCAATTCATGCTCAACAAACGCATCTATTATTAGATCCAGTTGGTGCAGGTGGTTTTGAACTAGGTGATACATTTGATTCAAATGGATGGACGGTTATTAATGAAACTCAAACGAACAAATGGGTTTTAGGAGCAGTTCCACAATGGTTTGCTGGAAATAGAGGAGCTTATATTTCTAATAATGCAACTACAAATGCGAATGCTTATACTATAAGTTCAGTTTCAATAGTGCATTTTTATAGAGATATTACATTTCCTATAGGTTCTGAAAATGTAACCATATCTTTAGATGTGAGTATGGCTGGAGAATCATCTTGGGATAATGTTATGGTTTATTTAGCTGATGTAAACGTTGTGCCTTCTTCTGTTGGACCTACTGGTCAATCAATAACAGGTTTTGTTGCAGACGTTTCTACTATAGCATCTCAAATTCCTGGGGCGACGCCAAATTCAACAGCATTGGCACCAACATGGCCAAATTACACAAATGGAACAACTGGTTTTTATTTGGACGCTGTAGTGGGTTTACAATCAGGAAGTACATCTCCACAAACACAAACCAATTTAAATATTAATCTAACTCCTGAGCAAATAAATTATGTTGCTGGAAACACAAAACGATTAATTATTACTTGGAAAAATGATTCAGGAGGAGGTGCTCAAGCACCTGGAGCAGTTGATAATATTAAAGTTGAAGCTTTTGTGCCAGCTTGTTATACAGTCGGTAATCTAGTGTCATCAAATGTAACCAATAATTCATTTGTTGCTTCATGGAATCCAGATTTAACGAGTTTAGGATATACTTATGAAGTTAGAACTTCAGGTGTTCCAGAATCAGGTGCACAAGGTTTAATAACTAGTGGTACCCTAGCGTCTAATGTTGCTACAATAAATGTAGATAATCTATCAGGAAATCAAATTTATAATGTTTACATTAAAAAGAATTGTTCTGCAACATTAGGTTTTAGTAATTGGAAACAATTAAATGTAACAACATTATGTGGTGTTTCTGGATACTTTTTAGAGAATTTTGATTCGACACCTACAAACGGAAGTTCTACAAATCCTGTTGTGCCTACATGTTGGAGCGCAATAGATTCAGGAGCTGGATATGTGTACGTAACTACTGGTTCAAATTACCAAAGTTCTCGAGGATTGGCCATGACTAATTCAACAGATACTTCTGGTGATTATGTATTGGTTTCTCCAAAAACTGAAAATTTAGGTAATGGAGCAGGGCGAATTCGTTTTAGAGCTAAAACGACTTCTACCTCAACTAATCCAAGCACAACCTTAAAAGTTGTTACTTTAGAAAATCAGACAAATTTAACTGGGATGCAACAATTGCAAGAAATTACATTGACAGATGCATACCAAGAGTTTACAGTTAATTTACCAGCAGGTACAAACGATTATTTTGCATTTAAGCATGGTTTAAATGCAACCTCTAGAATAATTTATATTGATGATGTTTATTTTGAACCTATACCACCTTGTAGTAGTCCTGTTTCAATAACTGTTGATAATGTTAGTGTTAATTCAATTACAATATCATATCCTTTACCTTCAGGAATACCTACAAATACTCAGTTTGAATATGAAGTGAGAACTTCAGGTTTACCAGGGTCAGGATCAACAGGTTTAGCTTCAACAGGTTTTGTTTCAACAGCAAATAATAACTTTACAGTGACAGGATTGAACCATACAACTCAATATATGGTTTATCTAAGAGCAAATTGTGGTTCTGGTTTTGCTGATAGTTGGAAAGAAATTCAAGCTACAACTTTATGTGGAGTTTATACATCAATCAATGAAAATTTTGATACTGTTCCTACTGGATCATCAACAAATCCAACTCGTCCAACTTGTTGGGGATATATCGATGCAGGTGCAGGTTATGCTTATGTAAGTACTACAGCACAATATGAGAGTGTTAAAGGTTATTATATGTATAATGCTAGTGATGTAGAAAATGATTTGATTTTAGTTTCTCCTGAGACAAATAACCTTGGAAATGGAGGGTACAGATTAAGATTTCGTGCTAAAACTACGAGTACATTAGGTACTGATTTACAAATTTTGACATTGGCAAATCAAGATAATACAAATAATGCTAGTATTCTTGAAACAATAAACTTAACAACAACATACGAAGAATATACCGTTTATTTACCACAAGGAACTAATGATTTCTTTGGATTCAAACATGGATTAAATGCAACTCTTCGTTATATATATTTAGATAATATTATTTACGAACCAATACCAGCCTGTCCAAATATTTTAGACTTACAATTTGTAAATTCTACACAAACGACATCAACTATTTCATGGTCACTACCTACAGGTTTAGAATCAAATGCAAATTTATTTTATGAAGTAAGAACTGAAGGTCTACCAGGAAGTGGAAACACAGGTTTAGCTACTTCAGGTAACTTTGTTGCAGGTGATTTAACAGGTACAATTACAGGGCTTGAACATTCTACAACATTTACAGTTTATGTAAAAACAGTATGTACAGCTACAGGTTTTGATGGATGGAAACAAGTTTCATTTTTTACAAAATGTGCACCATATGATTTAATTAACGAAAGTTTTAGTGATACTGCAACAGGTTCATCAACTGATCAAACAGTTCCACTGTGTTGGTATTTTATTGATGAAGGTGTAGGTTCGGGTTATGTTAGTA comes from Flavobacterium sp. I3-2 and encodes:
- the rpoB gene encoding DNA-directed RNA polymerase subunit beta, which gives rise to MITNQTERLNFASTKNIPAFPDFLDIQVKSFQDFFQLETKSDNRGNEGLYKTFMENFPITDTRNQFVLEFLDYFVDPPRYSIEECIDRGLTYSVPLKARLKLYCTDPEHEDFETIVQDVYLGTIPYMTPSGTFVINGAERVVVSQLHRSPGVFFGQSFHANGTKLYSARVIPFKGSWIEFATDINSVMYAYIDRKKKLPVTTLFRAIGFERDKDILEIFDLAEEVKVSKTGLKKYAGRRLAARVLNTWHEDFVDEDTGEVVSIERNEIILDRDTVLDKDNIEEIIDANVKSILLHKEDNNQADYTIIHNTLQKDPTNSEKEAVEHIYRQLRNAEPPDEETARGIIDKLFFSDQRYNLGEVGRYRMNKKLNLDTPIDKQVLTKEDIITIVKYLIELINSKAEIDDIDHLSNRRVRTVGEQLSAQFGVGLARMARTIRERMNVRDNEVFTPIDLINAKTLSSVINSFFGTNQLSQFMDQTNPLAEITHKRRLSALGPGGLSRERAGFEVRDVHYTHYGRLCPIETPEGPNIGLISSLAVYAKVNGMGFIETPYRKVTEGKVNLVETPIYLSAEEEEGKIIAQANVQMDETGTITADRVIAREEHDFPVVEPSVVDYTDVAPNQIASISASLIPFLEHDDANRALMGSNMMRQAVPLLRPEAPIVGTGLEKQVATDSRVLINAEGEGEVVYVDAQKITIKYDRTEEERLISFDPDEKTYNLIKFRKTNQSTSINLKPIVRRGDRVTKGQVLCEGYATQNGELALGRNLQVAFMPWKGYNFEDAIVICERVVRDDIFTSIHVDDYTLEVRDTKLGNEELTNDIPNVSEEATKDLDENGMIRIGAEVKPGDILIGKITPKGESDPTPEEKLLRAIFGDKAGDVKDASLKASPSLRGVVLDKKLFARAVKDKRKRSKDKEDIALMDTKFEVKFNELKDRLVEKLFFIVNGKTSQGVMNDLGEEILPKGKKYTQKMLYAIEDFAHLTKGQWTTDEHTNEMIADLIHNFKIKLNDLQGVLRREKFMITVGDELPSGILKLAKVYIAKKRKLKVGDKMAGRHGNKGIVAKIVRDEDMPFLEDGTPVDIVLNPLGVPSRMNIGQIYETVLGWAGKKLGRKYATPIFDGAELDQINEITDEAGVPRFGHTYLYDGGTGDRFDQKATVGVIYMLKLGHMVDDKMHARSIGPYSLITQQPLGGKAQFGGQRFGEMEVWALEAYGASSILREILTVKSDDVIGRAKTYEAIVKGETMPEPGLPESFNVLMHELKGLGLDIRLES
- a CDS encoding DUF3467 domain-containing protein, producing MKEDKDGHLNIEIDEQTALGVYSNLAVVNHSNSEFVLDFINVMPGMPKAKVRSRIIVTPEHAKRLLRALQENIAKYEKEYGDVKEQANNIKVNPIGQA
- the rpoC gene encoding DNA-directed RNA polymerase subunit beta' is translated as MNKNNKDKNNTVKRFDKISIGLASPESILAESRGEVLKPETINYRTHKPERDGLFCERIFGPVKDYECACGKYKRIRYKGIVCDRCGVEVTEKKVRRDRVGHINLVVPIAHIWYFRSLPNKIGYILGLPSKKLDMIIYYERYVVIQPGIAKTPEGEPINRLDFLTEEEYLNILDTLPLENLYLEDTDPNKFIAKMGAECIMDLLERTDLDALSYELRHAANNETSKQRKTEALKRLNVVESFRESNLNRENRPEWMILKVIPVIPPELRPLVPLDGGRFATSDLNDLYRRVIIRNNRLKRLMEIKAPEVILRNEKRMLQEAVDSLFDNTRKATAVKTESQRPLKSLSDSLKGKQGRFRQNLLGKRVDYSARSVIVVGPELKLYECGLPKDMAAELYKPFVIRKLIERGIVKTVKSAKKIIDKKEPVVWDILENVIKGHPVLLNRAPTLHRLGIQAFQPKLIEGKAIRLHPLVCTAFNADFDGDQMAVHLPLGPEAILEAQLLMLASHNILNPANGAPITVPSQDMVLGLYYMTKIRKSTPELEIKGEGLTFYSAEEVNIAINEGRLNLNAQVKVRAKDFNKEGELVYQIIETSAGRILFNEVVPEKAGFINEVLTKKSLRDIIGKILEATDVPTTAKFLDDMKDMGYGYAFRGGLSFSLGDIKIPEQKQGMIDDANEQVEGISMNYNMGLITNNERYNQVIDVWTSTNAMLTELAMKNIREDQQGFNSVYMMLDSGARGSKEQIRQLTGMRGLMAKPKKSTSAGGDIIENPILSNFKEGLSILEYFISTHGARKGLADTALKTADAGYLTRRLHDVAQDVIVNSVDCGTLRGIEFEALKKNEEIIESLGERVLGRIAIADVINPLTSDVIVPAGVEITEKEAKAINASPLERIEVRSALTCEAKTGICAKCYGRNLATGKMAQRGEAVGVVAAQSIGEPGTQLTLRTFHVGGTAGNISEVSTLVTRFKGRVEVEDLKTVKGEDNEGNIVDIVISRSTELKLYDVNTGILLNTHNISYGSTIYVKDGDVIEEGTVINKWDPYNGVIVSEFTGKVAYEDLEQGQTYQVEIDEQTGFQEKIISESRNKKLVPTLLIYDKDGSLIRSYTLPVGAHLMVNDGEKIKAGKTLVKIPRKSSKAGDITGGLPRITELLEARNPSNPAVVSEIDGVVSFGKIKRGNREVIVESKLGDVRKYLVKLSNQILVQENDFIKAGMPLSDGATTPDDILRIQGPSAVQQYLVNEIQEVYRLQGVKINDKHFEVVIRQMMRKVRIEDPGDTLFLEEQLVHASDFIEENDRLFGLKIVEDAGDSTTIKEGQILSTRELRDENSILKREDKNLIIARDVVPATGTPVLQGITRASLQTKSFISAASFQETTKVLNEAAVAGKVDTLMGLKENVIVGHRIPAGTGMREYDDIIVGSQQEIKTDLNF